The Sediminispirochaeta bajacaliforniensis DSM 16054 genome includes the window TCGACCCGTCACTACACAATCACATAGCAGAAATGATGACAAAATCACTAAAACCTGACCAAATAGATGAGCTGGGATCTCTTCTTATGAACCACTATTGCTCCCATACCATCCTGGGCCTCGATCCCCATATAACCGTTCCGACCAGGAAAGCGGCAACTGCCTTTATCCAGGAATGTGAGCAAAAAGGATATGAAGAACGGCTTTTGAAACTTCTAATAGAAATCGACGGAAATCAGCTTCTCGGGAAAACCGTGAATCTCGAAGGCATCGAAGAGATGAGAAACATGATGATCTATTCGGGGATAGTTTACGATGAAAAGAAGCGTAAAATTCGTAAGCTCAGGGAAGATCCTTCGGAGCTTTCAAATTGGGGTGCCTTAAAGAAGGGAAAGCGTTACGACATGACCATTGCGAGTGTCGATATTGTCGGGAATTCTGCCATTGTAAAAAAGCACGGAATAAAGAAGGCTGAAAAGCTTTATTTCAGATTCTGGGCCTTTTTGCGAAAGGTTTTGGAGGATTACGATGGCAGAATCTGGAACTGGGCAGGAGACGGCGGTATTCTCGCTTTCACCTTTAAAGCGCATCAGCAGCGTGCCGTGATGTTCGCCCTGGAGGTGCAAAGCCTCATCGGGGTTTTCAATGCCTCCCCCGACAAGCCGATCAACGAAATCATTCGTCTCAGGATCGGCCTGGATACCGGGAAAGTAAAATTCGCAGATGAAACCGGACAGATCGTTTCGGAAACCATCAACTATGCCGCCCACTTGGAAAAAAACGGTACCGATCCGGGCAGCATATCCCTATCGGATGAGCTGATCGGCTCCCTTCCGAAGTCTTTACGTTCTCTTTTTAAGGAGAACGGGGTTTTTGAAGAACGAACGGCCTGGAAATATAAAGGAGCGCTTCAATGAAACGACTCTATCTCATGCGCCATGCAAAGCCGGAACATGGCGATGGTAAACGGGACTTCGATAGAGAACTGACCACTCAGGGCCGTATGGATGCCGAGGCAATGGCCGCCCGGCTCATAGAGCTTAGCCCGCTGCCACGTCAAATCTTCTGTTCCGAGGCTGCCAGGGCCCTTGAAACCGCCCGCATCATGGCAGCAGCCCTCCCCCAATGTTCCACCCCCGTCCCGCTTGCGGGACTCTACACAGGAACAGCAGACGATTATCTGAACCTGATAGCGGGCACGGCATCGGCCCCGGCCGTTATTGTCGTGGCGCATAATCCGGCGATGGAACAACTTGCCGCTTTTTTCGAGAACAGCAACACGGGAATGTCTGCGGGAGATATTGTTTGGTTTGATTTTCCCATCGACCAGTGGGAATCACTCAACGCCGGATTAAGGCCGTTATCCGGAGGACGACTTCATCGGGATTCTGCGCGTAAAGCGAAATGAGCCAATAATGGATGCGGCCAACTCCTACGCGCTTTTTTCCTATATCCTCTGGGCAATGATAGCGGAAGCCTTGCCTTTTCTCCTTTTGGGATCGCTGATTGCGACCATTGTTCGCTACTATCTGAAACCCGAGACCATAGAGCGAATCACGGCGGTACCGATCTTCGGAATTTTGCTTGCATCACTCATAGGACTGATATTTCCCCTCTGCGAATGTGCCATCGTACCTGTTGCACGCAGCCTGAGAGAAAAGGGGCTCTCTCCCGCGGCCGCTTACACCTTTATGATAGCGGTGCCTCTGATCAATCCGATAGTCATTTTTTCAACCGCCTACGCCTTCAGAGGAGAAGCTAAGGTGATCGCCGGCAGGTTCATCCTCGGATGGGTGGCCATTCTGATTATCGGTGCGCTGTTGTTGCTCATTCTGCCCTCCCCCAGCGGTGAAAAGAAAAAGCATCTACACCACAAACACAGCGGGGACAATCATGACACCAGTTGCGGCTGCGCAAGCTGCAGTTGCGAAGCAACGCTACATGAGAAGCACGGCATAAAGGCCTTTATATCGTCGGTCGCCGGAGAGTTTTTTTTCATGGGGCGATATTTTCTCCTCGGGGCCGTGATCACCGCTGCGGCACGAAGTTTCATCCCCATGGAATCGCTCATGAAGATTGGGAGGATTCCGATCCTTTCCGAAATTATCATGATGGTGCTGGCTTTTCTCTTTTCGGTCTGCTCCGAAGCCGACGCCTTCATCGCCAGAGGCTATCTGCCGTGGTTCTCACAAAAAGCGATACTGGCGTTTCTCATTCTCGGTCCCATGCTCGACCTGAAAAACACCCTTCTCCTTTTCCGTTCTTTTCCTCGGCGGGAGGTCATCCTTCTCATCATCATTATCGTGGGAACGGTTTTTGTAACGGCGGCTATAGCATGAGGGGTTCATGGATTACGCGGCTTGCCTCACTCTGCTATGCGGCAGTTTTTCTCACGCTTGTGACCACCGACCGGGTAAGGTTTCTTCTCGCCCCCCGCTACATCCCTGTGCTGCTTGCCGCATCGGCCTTGTTTCTTCTCTTTGCCATCACAGGCGCTCCAGCGCCGAAGGACGGCATGCTGGCCTTTTTCCTCCCCTTGCTTTTTCTTCCGGGAATCTATACTGCACGGTTTCCGGAAGCCTCGGGGAGCCAGGCCGTATCCATCGTGAACAAACAGAAGCCGGCGGTTCAAAGGCAGGAAGAAGCGGAAGAGGCGATTCCGCAGGAGGGGCCTATCGTGCTGGACCAGGAACACTACTACTCGTGGTACCAAGCGCTCTATGATCATCATGAAGCCTATATGGGAAGAGAGATCACGGTCGACGGCTTTATCCATACCGGAGCAGGACTTCAGGAGGGGCAGGTATTGCTCGGACGAATGCTGATGTGGTGCTGCGCGGCGGATGCTCTTACCATCGGTTTTCTGATACACAACCCGGAAGTATTGCCTGCCATAACAGAAGAAAGCCAGTGGTATCGGATAACAGGGCGCATCACCGAAACCAGCTATTACAACCCCTCAACGGGAGAAAGCTACAGGGTTCCGGCAATCGAAACAGAGCGCTGTAGCCCTATACCGACGCCGGAGCTTCCCTGGGTGTATCCCGACCTTTAGCACAAGAGAAAGTATACCGCAGACAACGATTCCTCTATCGCTATTTCAGACGATCGGGATTCAGGGCCTGGAAGGCTTCATGGACGAAGCGGCCATCCTTCCGGACCAATTCGCCGTCGATGCTGATCTCACCGCCGCCCCACTCCGGCCGCTGAATGCAAACGAGGTCCCAGTGGACCGCACTGCGGTTCCCGTTGTCGCAGTCGTCATAGGCGTTCCCCGGTGTAAAGTGAAACGACCCCGCAATCTTTTCGTCGAAAAGGGTATTGTCCATGGGACTTTCGATCCAGGGGTTGCATCCAAAGGAGAATTCCCCGATATAGCGTGCCCCTTCATCCGTATCAAGCACCTGGTTGATACGTTCACTGTCATTGGCCTTTGCCTCGATGATCCGCCCCTTTTCAAATCGAAAAGAGATATCACGGTAGGTAAATCCATCCAGAGTAGAAGGAGTATTATACAGGATCGTCCCCTCAACGCTCTCACGAACAGGACAGGTATACACCTCCCCGTCGGGAATGTTGGCGCTCCCGTCGCACTTGACCGCAGGAAGGCCCTCGATAGAAAAGCGGAGATCGGTCCCAGGCCCGGTGATGTGGACCGATTTTGCCTGGGAAATGAAATCCGCGGCCCGATCCATGGCCCGGCTCATTGCCGCATAATCGACTCCGACGGAAACTCGATAGTAGAAATCCTCAAAGGCCTCGGTGGACATTGCCGCCTGATACGCCATGGTTGGCGTAGGATAACGGAGCACAACCCACTTCGTGTGAGGCACCCGAATACCGAAATGAACGGGCTGCACGTAATCGGTTCGATAGAGGCTGCGCTGATCGGCACCGATATCCCCCATCTCCAGCTCGTTCCAGGAAGCCCTGATCCCAATATAGGCATCCATCTTTTTCATGCGGTCCGATTCGGTCTCAGCAAGCGAGGCAATGCTTTCGGCACTTGCTCCCGCCGCAAGGGCCCGCTGGACCCGTTCACTGGTCATATTAACGATCGGATGTCCGCCCACCGCATACACTGCACGAATCAGTGCTTCCACCATTTCAACAGGAACATCGACGCTCTGAATCAGACAGCGCTCCCCCGCTTGCAGGCGGATAGAGTATTCGACCAGCAGTTTCGCCAGCTCATCATGTCGTTGATCTTTCATTTCTTGCCGCTCCTTACGGATTTTTTTATATTAATACAAGGAGGTGTTTCTATGTCCGATATAGATTCAATCGCCCCGAATACATACCCCAGCCCGGTTCCCGGCCCGGTGGAAGAAGTTCCTCCAGAGGAAGAAGAACATCCACCTGCCGAGGCTCCCGATACACATCACTATGAGCAATGGGACGACCAGCGAGGAACCCGGATCGATACCACTAGATAAACTGTCCCACCTCTTCTTCCGGAAATGATATATGCTCAGCACCCATCATCGCGGCAATCCGCTGAAGGGATGAGAGAATAAGGTTTTGTTCCCATGTTTCAAGGGTCTGAAAGCTATTGATAAAATCGGCCTGAAGCACCGAGGGATTGGTTTTCAGTATCTCCTCTGCCTTATCGGTGGTTCGTACAATGACCCTCCGCTTGTCGAGGGTACTGCGTTCCCGGGTTACCATACCACGCTTTTCAAGACGATCGATAATATTGGTGACTGTAGCCTGGCTCAGGGAGACCTTCTTCGCCACATGACCGATGGTGATATCCGTACCCGATCGAATTTCTTTCAGAATCATGAGTTGCGGGCCGGTAAGCCCATATTCCTTGCCAAGCCTCTTTGAATGCATATCGATTGCTCTAATGATACGACGAAGCGTAACAAGCACATCGTAGCTGATATCATAGTGTTCAGGCATCCATCCGACCTCCGAAACGATCTCTACCGTTATTCTACATGGTTTTCATTTTTCCGGCCAGTCTTCTTTACAGCTCTAAAGAAATCAATCTATGGAATTTTTTCCCTGATAATATATTTAGCAGTATATTTTATTAAACATAACACTATAAACATATATTGTTCTTAAAACGATAAAAACATAATATAATTACTATTATTGTAAACAATTAAATTATACATAACATACTTACATCACAAATTTTAAATATCCTTTCATTGACCAATCTTCAATAAATTGTTTATACTAATAAACACAATTCAACATATAGGGAGGGCGTATTAACCTTTCGACCTATCTTCATTATT containing:
- a CDS encoding adenylate/guanylate cyclase domain-containing protein, coding for MSFSKGYSMLDPSLHNHIAEMMTKSLKPDQIDELGSLLMNHYCSHTILGLDPHITVPTRKAATAFIQECEQKGYEERLLKLLIEIDGNQLLGKTVNLEGIEEMRNMMIYSGIVYDEKKRKIRKLREDPSELSNWGALKKGKRYDMTIASVDIVGNSAIVKKHGIKKAEKLYFRFWAFLRKVLEDYDGRIWNWAGDGGILAFTFKAHQQRAVMFALEVQSLIGVFNASPDKPINEIIRLRIGLDTGKVKFADETGQIVSETINYAAHLEKNGTDPGSISLSDELIGSLPKSLRSLFKENGVFEERTAWKYKGALQ
- a CDS encoding SixA phosphatase family protein, with translation MKRLYLMRHAKPEHGDGKRDFDRELTTQGRMDAEAMAARLIELSPLPRQIFCSEAARALETARIMAAALPQCSTPVPLAGLYTGTADDYLNLIAGTASAPAVIVVAHNPAMEQLAAFFENSNTGMSAGDIVWFDFPIDQWESLNAGLRPLSGGRLHRDSARKAK
- a CDS encoding permease: MDAANSYALFSYILWAMIAEALPFLLLGSLIATIVRYYLKPETIERITAVPIFGILLASLIGLIFPLCECAIVPVARSLREKGLSPAAAYTFMIAVPLINPIVIFSTAYAFRGEAKVIAGRFILGWVAILIIGALLLLILPSPSGEKKKHLHHKHSGDNHDTSCGCASCSCEATLHEKHGIKAFISSVAGEFFFMGRYFLLGAVITAAARSFIPMESLMKIGRIPILSEIIMMVLAFLFSVCSEADAFIARGYLPWFSQKAILAFLILGPMLDLKNTLLLFRSFPRREVILLIIIIVGTVFVTAAIA
- a CDS encoding TIGR03943 family putative permease subunit — translated: MRGSWITRLASLCYAAVFLTLVTTDRVRFLLAPRYIPVLLAASALFLLFAITGAPAPKDGMLAFFLPLLFLPGIYTARFPEASGSQAVSIVNKQKPAVQRQEEAEEAIPQEGPIVLDQEHYYSWYQALYDHHEAYMGREITVDGFIHTGAGLQEGQVLLGRMLMWCCAADALTIGFLIHNPEVLPAITEESQWYRITGRITETSYYNPSTGESYRVPAIETERCSPIPTPELPWVYPDL
- a CDS encoding aminopeptidase produces the protein MKDQRHDELAKLLVEYSIRLQAGERCLIQSVDVPVEMVEALIRAVYAVGGHPIVNMTSERVQRALAAGASAESIASLAETESDRMKKMDAYIGIRASWNELEMGDIGADQRSLYRTDYVQPVHFGIRVPHTKWVVLRYPTPTMAYQAAMSTEAFEDFYYRVSVGVDYAAMSRAMDRAADFISQAKSVHITGPGTDLRFSIEGLPAVKCDGSANIPDGEVYTCPVRESVEGTILYNTPSTLDGFTYRDISFRFEKGRIIEAKANDSERINQVLDTDEGARYIGEFSFGCNPWIESPMDNTLFDEKIAGSFHFTPGNAYDDCDNGNRSAVHWDLVCIQRPEWGGGEISIDGELVRKDGRFVHEAFQALNPDRLK
- a CDS encoding MarR family winged helix-turn-helix transcriptional regulator — protein: MPEHYDISYDVLVTLRRIIRAIDMHSKRLGKEYGLTGPQLMILKEIRSGTDITIGHVAKKVSLSQATVTNIIDRLEKRGMVTRERSTLDKRRVIVRTTDKAEEILKTNPSVLQADFINSFQTLETWEQNLILSSLQRIAAMMGAEHISFPEEEVGQFI